The following proteins are co-located in the Triticum aestivum cultivar Chinese Spring chromosome 1A, IWGSC CS RefSeq v2.1, whole genome shotgun sequence genome:
- the LOC123183985 gene encoding putative phospholipid-transporting ATPase 9 produces MASSGGGRGGDTDNDGRRGRRRRRKVLLSKLYTFAACARRPSAVDDEGSRIGGPGFSRVVHANDPAAAADAAAAGGYRSNYVSTTKYSAVTFIPKSLFEQFRRVANIYFLVVACLSYTPIAPFRGATAVGPLVLVLLVTMIKEAIEDWRRKQQDIEVNNRKTKVFQDGAFRRTKWTKLRVGDVVKVEKDEFFPADLVLLSSSYDDAICYVETMNLDGETNLKLKQSLELTSHLQDDASFSGFGAVIRCEDPNANLYSFVGNIEVEEQQQQFPLSPQQLLLRDSKLRNTEYVYGVVVFTGHDTKVMQNATSAPSKRSKIEKKMDGAIYVLMSILVLISVIGSVVFGLATKHDLVDGRMKRWYLRPDNPDNIYDPNNPAVSAALHFFTAMILYGYFIPISLYVSIELVKLLQALFINSDIHMYHEESDTPAHARTSNLNEELGQVYTILTDKTGTLTCNSMEFIKCSIAGTAYGRGITEVERAMAKRNGSPVISDFEIGVEDFHSEGRSAIKGFNFRDERVMDGNWVHQAHSGVIEMFFRLLAICHTCIPEVDEVTGKISYEAESPDEAAFVVAAHELGFTFYQRTQAGVYLHELDPSSGEQVDRFYKVLHVLEFSSARRRMSVIVKDEEGKTFIFSKGADSIMYERLSTSESTYAEATQKHINDYADAGLRTLVLAYRHLEEIEYAKFERKFTAAKNSVSADRDELIDEAADLIERDLILLGATAVEDKLQKGVPDCIDKLAKAGIKIWVLTGDKMETAINIGYACSLLRQGMKQITITLDTPDIIALEKGGDKGAINKASKVSVVQQISEGKKLINASGNESFALIIDGKSLTYALKDDAKAAFLDLAIACGSVICCRSSPKQKALVTRLVKTGTGKVTLAIGDGANDVGMIQEADIGVGISGAEGMQAVMASDVSIAQFRFLERLLLVHGHWCYSRISSMVCYFLYKNITFGVTLFLYESFSTFSGQTLYNDWSMSLYNVLFTSLPVIAMGVFDQDVSARFCLKYPMLYQEGPQNLLFRWSRLLGWMLHGVGSAVIIFFLTIASLKHQAFRKDGEVIDLSILGATAYTCVVWAVNMQMAITVNYFTLIQHICIWSGIFLWYLFLIIYGAITPSFSTTFFMVFSEALGGAPAYWVVTLLVAVAALIPYFTLAVVKTWFFPDYHNKIQWLQHTAKHEDPEEELGVVLRQFSVRSTGVGVSARRDAKLVRTNSKAFHLDSSSQSQATVELT; encoded by the exons ATGGCCTCCTCCGggggcggccgcggcggcgacACGGACAACGACGGGCGCcggggccggcgccggcggcgcAAGGTGCTGCTCAGCAAGCTCTACACCTTCGCGGCCTGCGCGCGCCGGCCCAGCGCCGTGGACGACGAGGGGTCCCGGATCGGCGGGCCGGGATTCTCGCGGGTGGTCCACGCCAACGACCCCGCGGCGGCGGCCGACGCGGCCGCCGCCGGCGGGTACCGGTCCAACTACGTCTCCACCACAAAGTACAGCGCGGTGACCTTCATCCCCAAGTCGCTGTTCGAGCAGTTCCGGCGGGTGGCCAACATCTACTTCCTCGTCGTCGCCTGCCTCTCCTACACCCCCATCGCACCCTTCCGGGGCGCCACCGCCGTCGGGCcgctcgtcctcgtcctcctcgtcaccATGATCAAGGAGGCCATCGAGGACTGGCGCCGCAAGCAGCAG GACATTGAGGTGAACAATAGGAAGACAAAGGTGTTCCAGGACGGCGCGTTCCGGCGCACCAAATGGACCAAGCTCCGCGTCGGCGACGTCGTCAAGGTCGAGAAGGACGAGTTCTTCCCCGCCGACCTCGTCCTCCTCTCCTCCAGCTACGACGACGCCATCTGCTACGTCGAGACCATGAACCTCGACGGCGAGACCAACCTCAAGCTCAAGCAGTCCCTCGAGCTCACCTCACATTTGCAGGATGATGCGAGTTTCAGTGGTTTTGGGGCTGTCATAAGGTGTGAAGACCCGAATGCAAACCTGTATTCGTTTGTTGGGAACATAGAGgtggaagagcagcagcagcagttcccTCTGTCGCCCCAGCAGCTCCTGCTCAGGGACTCCAAGCTTCGGAACACCGAGTACGTGTACGGCGTGGTGGTTTTCACTGGCCACGACACAAAGGTGATGCAGAATGCCACCAGCGCCCCCTCCAAGAGGAGCAAGATTGAGAAGAAGATGGATGGGGCCATTTACGTCCTCATGTCCATCCTCGTCCTCATTTCGGTCATCGGCTCGGTCGTCTTCGGCCTTGCGACCAAGCATGATCTGGTGGATGGCAGGATGAAGAGGTGGTACCTCAGGCCGGATAACCCCGACAACATCTACGATCCCAACAACCCGGCCGTGTCGGCGGCGCTGCATTTCTTCACGGCCATGATCCTTTACGGCTACTTCATCCCCATCTCCCTCTACGTCTCCATCGAGCTCGTCAAGCTGCTGCAGGCTCTCTTCATCAACAGTGACATCCATATGTATCATGAGGAGAGCGACACGCCGGCTCATGCCAGGACCTCCAACTTGAACGAGGAGCTGGGCCAGGTCTACACCATTCTCACCGATAAGACCGGGACTCTGACTTGCAACTCCATGGAGTTCATCAAATGTTCCATCGCGGGCACGGCGTATGGACGTGGAATCACCGAGGTCGAGAGAGCTATGGCAAAGAGAAATGGTTCCCCCGTGATCTCTGATTTTGAGATTGGCGTCGAAGACTTCCACTCTGAGGGCAGATCTGCGATCAAAGGATTTAACTTCAGAGATGAGCGTGTCATGGATGGTAACTGGGTTCACCAAGCCCACTCCGGTGTGATCGAGATGTTCTTCCGGTTGCTGGCCATCTGCCACACATGCATACCGGAGGTTGACGAAGTAACAGGGAAGATTTCGTACGAAGCAGAGTCTCCCGATGAGGCGGCCTTTGTTGTCGCGGCACATGAACTTGGTTTCACTTTCTACCAAAGGACGCAGGCAGGTGTTTATCTGCATGAGTTGGATCCCTCGTCTGGAGAGCAGGTTGACAG ATTTTATAAGGTCTTGCATGTCCTTGAGTTCAGCAGTGCTCGGAGGCGGATGTCGGTGATAGTCAAGGACGAGGAGGGGAAAACATTTATCTTCAGTAAAGGTGCCGACAG CATAATGTACGAGAGGCTATCAACCTCTGAGAGTACGTATGCTGAAGCGACGCAGAAGCACATAAATGATTACGCGGATGCTGGCCTCAGAACACTAGTTCTTGCATACCGTCATCTCGAGGAGATCGAGTACGCAAAATTCGAAAGGAAGTTCACTGCAGCTAAGAATTCTGTCAGCGCTGATCGGGATGAGCTGATTGACGAGGCTGCAGATTTGATAGAGAGggatttgattcttcttggtgcTACCGCCGTTGAGGACAAGCTACAAAAGGGG GTACCTGACTGCATCGACAAACTTGCTAAGGCTGGCATCAAGATATGGGTGCTGACGGGCGACAAGATGGAGACCGCCATCAACATCGG ATATGCGTGCAGTCTACTCAGACAAGGGATGAAACAAATAACCATCACACTGGATACACCAGATATCATTGCCTTGGAGAAAGGTGGTGACAAAGGAGCCATTAATAAG GCATCGAAGGTTAGTGTGGTGCAGCAAATCAGTGAAGGAAAGAAACTCATAAATGCATCTGGCAATGAATCTTTTGCTTTGATCATTGATGGGAAGTCACTTACATATGCGCTCAAAGACGATGCCAAGGCCGCGTTCCTTGATCTCGCAATTGCCTGTGGGTCAGTCATTTGCTGCCGTTCTTCCCCAAAGCAGAAGGCTCTT GTCACGAGGCTGGTCAAAACCGGCACCGGTAAAGTTACGTTGGCAATTGGCGATGGTGCGAACGATGTAGGCATGATTCAGGAGGCGGATATCGGGGTAGGGATCAGCGGTGCCGAAGGGATGCAGGCTGTCATGGCGAGCGATGTTTCCATTGCGCAGTTCCGCTTCCTTGAGCGCCTGCTGCTTGTCCATGGGCATTGGTGTTATAGCAGGATCTCATCAATG GTATGCTACTTCTTGTATAAGAACATCACATTCGGTGTGACCCTGTTCCTGTACGAGTCCTTTTCGACATTCTCCGGCCAGACTTTGTACAACGACTGGTCCATGTCTCTCTACAATGTCCTTTTCACGTCACTGCCTGTGATCGCCATGGGCGTGTTCGACCAAGATGTTTCCGCCCGGTTCTGTCTCAAG TACCCGATGCTCTACCAGGAGGGCCCTCAGAACCTGCTCTTCCGGTGGTCAAGGCTCCTAGGCTGGATGCTGCACGGTGTCGGCAGCGCCGTGATCATCTTCTTCCTCACCATCGCGTCGCTCAAGCATCAAGCGTTCCGCAAAGACGGCGAGGTCATAGACCTCTCAATCCTCGGCGCGACCGCCTACACGTGCGTTGTCTGGGCTGTCAACATGCAGATGGCGATCACGGTGAACTACTTCACCCTCATCCAGCACATCTGCATCTGGAGCGGCATCTTCCTATG GTACCTGTTCCTCATAATCTACGGCGCCATCACGCCGTCCTTCTCGACCACATTCTTCATGGTGTTCTCGGAGGCGCTGGGGGGCGCGCCGGCCTACTGGGTGGTGACCCTGCTGGTGGCCGTGGCGGCACTCATCCCCTACTTCACCCTCGCTGTGGTCAAGACGTGGTTCTTCCCGGACTACCACAACAAGATCCAGTGGCTGCAGCACACGGCCAAGCACGAGGACCCCGAGGAGGAGCTGGGCGTCGTCCTGCGCCAGTTCTCGGTGAGGTCCACCGGGGTGGGCGTGTCGGCGCGCCGCGACGCCAAGCTCGTCCGCACCAACAGCAAGGCCTTCCACTTGGACTCATCATCACAATCACAAGCCACCGTTGAGCTGACttag